Proteins found in one Nocardia brasiliensis ATCC 700358 genomic segment:
- a CDS encoding helix-turn-helix transcriptional regulator, with protein MTGTVNADRTHELAAFLRDRRERLAPGDLGLPQRKQARRTPGLRREEVAELAGVSTDYIVRLEQARGLRPSPEVLDALAQALRLNADERAYLFDLAQQRQPNAGKPSTVPAPALAMLVADLSPLPAMLINHRYDILAWNPEMARLIIDFDTLPARHRNTMWLCLMEPSMRDFYVERERIIREGIADLRAAWAAHPDDQALGDLIGEFIAHSSEFEAAWARHDVRVQGRGAKPLRHPIVGRLVVNFEVLMPVQDPDQRIVIYRAADEDSQAALDRLAADPAPGTGVIRPS; from the coding sequence ATGACTGGAACGGTGAACGCGGATCGAACCCATGAGCTGGCCGCCTTCCTGCGGGATCGGCGCGAGCGACTCGCCCCGGGCGACCTCGGCCTACCGCAGCGCAAGCAGGCCCGGCGCACGCCGGGGCTGCGCCGTGAGGAGGTCGCTGAGCTGGCCGGGGTGAGCACCGACTACATCGTCCGGCTGGAGCAGGCCCGTGGCCTGCGTCCCTCGCCGGAGGTGCTGGACGCCCTCGCGCAGGCGCTGCGGCTGAACGCCGACGAGCGTGCCTACCTGTTCGATCTGGCGCAGCAGCGGCAGCCGAACGCGGGCAAGCCGAGCACGGTGCCCGCACCTGCGCTGGCCATGCTGGTGGCCGATCTCTCGCCGCTGCCCGCGATGCTGATCAACCATCGCTACGACATCCTGGCCTGGAATCCGGAGATGGCACGGCTGATCATCGACTTCGACACGCTGCCTGCCCGGCATCGCAACACCATGTGGCTGTGCCTGATGGAACCGAGCATGCGGGACTTCTACGTGGAGCGGGAGCGGATCATCCGGGAGGGGATCGCGGATCTGCGGGCCGCCTGGGCGGCCCATCCTGACGACCAGGCGCTCGGCGATCTGATCGGGGAGTTCATCGCGCACAGTAGTGAGTTCGAGGCCGCGTGGGCCAGGCACGACGTCCGGGTGCAGGGCCGCGGCGCCAAACCGCTGCGGCACCCGATCGTCGGTCGGTTGGTGGTCAATTTCGAGGTGTTGATGCCGGTGCAGGATCCGGACCAGCGCATCGTCATCTATCGCGCGGCGGACGAGGATTCTCAGGCAGCGCTGGATCGGCTGGCCGCCGATCCCGCACCGGGCACCGGGGTCATTCGACCGAGCTGA
- the rpsT gene encoding 30S ribosomal protein S20 gives MANIKSQLKRIRTNEEARKRNQSVKSALRTAIRSFREAAAAGDKEKAAAQLQFASRKLDKAASKGVIHANQAANKKSALALALNKL, from the coding sequence GTGGCCAACATCAAGTCCCAGTTGAAGCGGATCCGTACCAACGAGGAAGCGCGCAAGCGCAACCAGTCGGTCAAGTCGGCGCTGCGCACCGCGATCCGCAGCTTCCGGGAGGCCGCTGCGGCCGGCGACAAAGAGAAGGCCGCCGCGCAGCTCCAGTTCGCGAGCCGCAAGCTCGACAAGGCCGCCTCGAAGGGCGTCATCCACGCCAACCAGGCCGCCAACAAGAAGTCGGCGCTCGCGCTCGCACTGAACAAGCTCTGA
- a CDS encoding circularly permuted type 2 ATP-grasp protein — MNGRAAGNGKVASAGLFEGYRPGRYAAAFDEMFDGSGRVRQPYRGLFAALDPIDVSDLAARSAALDRAFIDQGITFSLSGQERPFPLDLVPRVIAAAEWAKLERGIKQRVVALELFLADVYGEQNILRDEVIPKRLVTSCQHFHREAAGLIPPNGVRIHVAGIDLIRDERGDFRVLEDNLRSPSGVSYVMENRRTMARVFPDLFSSHRVRAVGDYPGHLLAALRASAAPNEADPTVVVLTPGVYNSAYFEHSLLARQMGVELVEGRDLFCRDNVVYMRTTAGERQVDVIYRRIDDTFLDPMHFRPDSVLGVAGLLNAARAGNVVISSAVGNGVGDDKLIYAYVPTIIEYYLNEKPVLPNVDTYRCWLDDECDEVLDRIAELVVKPVEGSGGYGIVIGPDATPRELEASRRRIKADPRGWVAQPVVQLSTVPTKIGNELVPRHVDLRPFAVNDGDEVWVLPGGLTRVALPDGSLVVNSSQGGGSKDTWVLSGRDSLADRELAGAELVSDPPQSDSREVGRDLTAAQANQQQQQQQQEQRQSRRGQSQRQWQGTVSR, encoded by the coding sequence ATGAACGGGCGGGCTGCCGGCAACGGCAAGGTCGCCTCCGCCGGGTTATTCGAGGGTTATCGCCCCGGTCGCTACGCCGCCGCGTTCGACGAGATGTTCGACGGCTCGGGACGCGTCCGCCAGCCCTACCGAGGGCTGTTCGCCGCTCTCGATCCGATCGATGTGTCCGATCTGGCGGCCCGCTCGGCCGCCCTGGACCGGGCCTTCATCGACCAGGGCATCACCTTCTCGCTGTCCGGCCAGGAACGGCCGTTCCCGCTGGATCTGGTGCCGCGCGTGATCGCGGCGGCCGAGTGGGCGAAGCTCGAGCGCGGCATCAAACAGCGGGTCGTCGCACTCGAACTGTTTCTCGCCGACGTCTACGGCGAACAGAACATCCTGCGCGACGAGGTGATCCCGAAACGACTCGTCACTTCCTGCCAGCACTTCCATCGCGAAGCGGCCGGCCTGATCCCGCCGAACGGGGTGCGCATCCATGTGGCGGGCATCGACCTCATCCGCGACGAGCGCGGCGATTTCCGGGTGCTGGAAGACAATCTGCGTTCGCCGTCCGGGGTTTCGTACGTCATGGAGAACCGGCGCACCATGGCGCGGGTCTTCCCGGATCTGTTCTCGTCGCATCGGGTGCGTGCGGTCGGCGATTATCCGGGGCATCTGCTCGCGGCGCTGCGGGCCTCCGCCGCACCGAACGAGGCCGATCCGACCGTGGTGGTGCTGACGCCCGGGGTGTACAACTCGGCGTACTTCGAGCACTCCCTGCTGGCCCGGCAGATGGGCGTGGAACTGGTCGAGGGACGCGACCTGTTCTGCCGCGACAACGTCGTCTACATGCGCACCACGGCCGGGGAGCGCCAGGTCGACGTGATCTACCGGCGAATCGACGACACCTTCCTCGATCCCATGCATTTCCGGCCGGATTCGGTGCTCGGCGTCGCGGGGCTGCTCAACGCCGCGCGGGCGGGCAATGTCGTCATCTCCAGCGCGGTGGGCAACGGGGTCGGCGACGACAAGCTGATCTACGCCTACGTGCCGACGATCATCGAGTACTACCTCAACGAGAAGCCGGTGCTGCCCAACGTCGACACCTACCGCTGCTGGCTCGACGACGAGTGCGACGAGGTGCTCGACCGGATCGCGGAGCTGGTGGTCAAGCCGGTCGAGGGCTCGGGCGGCTACGGCATCGTGATCGGGCCCGACGCCACCCCGCGGGAACTGGAGGCCTCGCGCAGACGGATCAAGGCGGACCCGCGCGGCTGGGTGGCGCAGCCGGTGGTGCAGTTGTCCACCGTGCCGACCAAGATCGGCAACGAATTGGTGCCGCGACACGTGGACCTGCGTCCCTTCGCGGTCAACGACGGCGACGAGGTGTGGGTGTTGCCGGGTGGGCTCACCCGGGTGGCGCTGCCCGATGGCTCGCTGGTGGTCAATTCGAGTCAGGGCGGCGGCAGCAAGGACACCTGGGTGCTGTCCGGACGGGACTCGCTGGCGGATCGGGAACTCGCGGGCGCGGAACTGGTCAGCGATCCGCCGCAATCGGATTCGCGCGAAGTGGGCCGCGACCTGACGGCCGCGCAGGCGAATCAGCAACAGCAGCAACAACAACAGGAGCAGCGGCAATCGCGACGTGGGCAGTCGCAACGTCAGTGGCAAGGGACGGTGAGCCGCTGA
- a CDS encoding alpha-E domain-containing protein, whose amino-acid sequence MLARNAESLYWIGRYVERADDTARILDVAVHQLLEDATVDPDRTSRVLLRVLGIEPPDGTLDVWSVTDLVAFSHDGGSIIDSIANARENARGAREVTSSEMWECLNATYIGLAVAEKAARSLGPHEFFHYVQDRAAMFAGLSDSTLSRDDGYRFLLLGRSIERVDMTVRLLLSRAGDRTSSPAWVTVLRSAGAHDTYLRTHRGALDANLVAEFILLDRLFPRSVFHSVRVAEACLAELDQRPSSRVGARHEAQRLLGRARSELEFLPPGVLLEDLQNRLLSLQKTCREVSEAIALQYFHAAPWVAWTDLRSSRDDNMQVEGEL is encoded by the coding sequence ATGCTGGCACGCAACGCGGAATCCCTGTACTGGATCGGACGGTACGTCGAGCGCGCCGACGACACCGCGCGCATCCTCGACGTCGCGGTACACCAGTTGCTCGAAGACGCGACCGTCGACCCGGACCGCACGTCGCGAGTGCTGCTGCGGGTGCTCGGCATCGAGCCGCCGGACGGCACGCTGGACGTCTGGTCGGTCACCGACCTGGTCGCCTTCAGCCACGACGGTGGCTCGATCATCGACTCGATCGCCAACGCCCGCGAGAACGCCAGGGGCGCAAGAGAAGTCACCTCCAGTGAGATGTGGGAGTGCCTGAACGCCACCTACATCGGACTGGCCGTCGCGGAGAAGGCGGCGCGCAGTCTCGGGCCGCACGAGTTCTTCCACTACGTGCAGGACCGCGCCGCCATGTTCGCCGGGCTGTCCGACTCCACGCTCAGCCGCGACGACGGCTACCGATTCCTGCTGCTGGGCCGCTCCATCGAACGGGTGGACATGACTGTGCGCCTGCTGCTTTCCCGCGCGGGCGACCGCACCTCCTCACCGGCCTGGGTGACCGTCCTGCGTTCGGCGGGTGCGCACGACACCTATCTGCGCACGCACCGCGGCGCGCTGGATGCCAACCTCGTGGCCGAATTCATCCTGCTGGACCGGCTTTTCCCGCGTTCGGTGTTCCATTCGGTGCGGGTGGCCGAAGCCTGCCTCGCGGAACTGGACCAGCGGCCGAGTAGTCGCGTCGGTGCCAGGCACGAGGCGCAGCGACTACTCGGCCGGGCGCGTAGCGAGCTCGAATTCCTGCCGCCCGGTGTGCTTTTGGAGGATTTGCAGAACCGGCTGCTGTCGCTGCAGAAGACCTGCCGGGAAGTGAGTGAAGCGATCGCATTGCAGTACTTCCATGCGGCCCCGTGGGTGGCGTGGACCGATCTGCGTAGCAGTCGAGACGACAATATGCAGGTCGAGGGGGAGCTATGA
- a CDS encoding transglutaminase family protein → MSWRIRVVHTTGYVYDAPVTRSFNEARLTPRADSRQNVILNRVETVPSTRSYRYTDYWGTAVTAFDLHAPHTELEVTGSSVVETEPFAGPAEELDWDELRAGHIADRFDEMLAPTVFVPADRKLAGIARQLAKGLPPAKAVVRAAEWVHREMTYLAGTTSVHTSAVQAFTDRQGVCQDYAHLTLVLLRSMGIPSRYVSGYLHPDPAAEIGVTVEGQSHAWIEAWTGMWWGYDPTNNIAISEQHISVGVGRDYADVPPLKGIFSGGGSTDLEVVVEITRLA, encoded by the coding sequence ATGAGCTGGCGAATTCGGGTGGTGCACACCACCGGTTACGTCTACGACGCGCCCGTCACGCGCTCGTTCAACGAAGCCAGGCTGACGCCGCGCGCCGACAGCAGGCAGAACGTCATCCTCAACCGGGTGGAAACCGTGCCCTCCACCCGCTCCTATCGCTACACCGACTACTGGGGCACCGCGGTCACCGCGTTCGACCTGCACGCTCCGCATACCGAATTGGAGGTCACCGGCTCCTCGGTGGTGGAGACCGAGCCGTTCGCCGGACCGGCTGAGGAACTGGACTGGGACGAGTTGCGCGCCGGGCACATCGCCGACCGCTTCGACGAAATGCTGGCGCCCACCGTGTTCGTGCCGGCCGACCGCAAGCTGGCAGGCATCGCCCGCCAGTTGGCCAAGGGACTGCCGCCCGCGAAAGCCGTTGTGCGCGCGGCGGAATGGGTGCATCGAGAGATGACCTATCTCGCGGGCACCACGTCCGTGCACACGTCCGCGGTACAGGCGTTCACGGATCGGCAAGGGGTCTGCCAGGATTACGCGCACCTGACCCTGGTGCTGTTGCGCAGCATGGGCATTCCCAGCCGCTACGTCTCCGGTTATCTGCACCCGGACCCGGCCGCCGAGATCGGCGTGACGGTGGAGGGACAGTCGCACGCCTGGATCGAAGCCTGGACCGGGATGTGGTGGGGCTACGACCCGACCAACAACATCGCGATCAGTGAGCAGCACATCTCGGTCGGCGTCGGCCGCGATTACGCGGATGTGCCCCCGCTGAAAGGCATCTTCTCCGGCGGTGGCTCCACGGATCTCGAGGTCGTTGTAGAGATCACTCGTCTCGCGTAG
- a CDS encoding aquaporin has product MSPTAQEVVEEVAELGPIPESKKFGAEALGTFVLVIGGVGTAVLAGDRVGALGVALAFGLTLLFLVYAIGPISGCHVNPAVTLGHLLLGRIGAVTAAGYWIAQLIGGFLAGLVLFALAKNLPSYDRTVAGLGANGWGRHSPSAQTGPLGEVVLQNGYGMAAMIIIEVMLTALLVFVVLASTDQLSDVPLAGLSIGVTLAVIHLISIPVDNTSVNPARSLAVAPYQDGAMGQVWAFVVFPLVGGALGALLYGLLFGRSRNLLS; this is encoded by the coding sequence ATGTCTCCAACGGCTCAAGAAGTTGTCGAGGAAGTCGCCGAACTAGGGCCGATTCCCGAATCCAAGAAATTCGGGGCGGAGGCGCTGGGCACCTTCGTCCTGGTGATCGGCGGTGTCGGAACGGCGGTGCTGGCGGGGGACCGGGTCGGCGCGCTCGGCGTGGCACTCGCCTTCGGCCTCACGCTGCTGTTCCTGGTCTACGCCATCGGGCCGATCTCCGGCTGCCACGTCAATCCCGCGGTGACCCTCGGTCACCTGCTGCTCGGCCGGATCGGCGCGGTCACCGCGGCCGGTTACTGGATCGCGCAGTTGATCGGCGGTTTCCTCGCCGGGCTCGTGCTGTTCGCGCTGGCGAAGAACCTGCCCTCCTACGATCGGACCGTGGCCGGGCTCGGCGCCAACGGCTGGGGACGGCACAGCCCGTCCGCGCAAACCGGGCCGCTCGGCGAGGTGGTTCTGCAGAACGGCTACGGCATGGCCGCGATGATCATCATCGAGGTGATGCTCACCGCACTGCTGGTCTTCGTGGTGCTCGCCTCGACCGACCAGCTCTCCGACGTGCCACTGGCCGGCCTGTCCATCGGCGTCACCCTGGCCGTCATCCACCTGATCTCGATTCCGGTGGACAACACCTCGGTGAACCCGGCCCGCAGCCTCGCCGTCGCGCCCTACCAGGACGGCGCCATGGGCCAGGTCTGGGCGTTCGTGGTGTTCCCGCTCGTCGGCGGCGCCCTCGGCGCGCTGCTCTACGGGCTGCTGTTCGGCCGCTCGCGCAACCTGCTCTCCTGA
- a CDS encoding type II toxin-antitoxin system PemK/MazF family toxin — protein MARSWNSLGKQLGIIAKEQGPRIVRQQGPKLVERLVGSLTQRGTRPVRVRPTASTPVPTAERARQIVYSPQLDGRADPGEIVWTWVPYEEDPANGKDRPVLVVGRDRRTLLGLMLSSKADRAFDRNWVGIGSGSWDAEGRPSWVRLDRVLDVPEDGIRREGAILPRKTFDLVAHRLCAEYAWH, from the coding sequence ATGGCCCGAAGTTGGAACTCCCTCGGCAAGCAGCTCGGCATCATCGCGAAGGAGCAGGGTCCCAGGATCGTTCGGCAGCAGGGACCGAAGTTGGTGGAGCGGCTGGTCGGTTCGCTGACCCAGCGTGGGACACGTCCGGTGCGGGTGCGGCCGACCGCGTCCACGCCGGTGCCGACGGCCGAACGGGCGCGGCAGATCGTGTACTCGCCGCAGCTGGACGGGCGCGCGGATCCCGGTGAGATCGTGTGGACCTGGGTGCCGTACGAGGAGGATCCGGCCAACGGCAAGGATCGCCCGGTGCTGGTGGTCGGCCGCGACCGCAGGACGCTGCTCGGCCTGATGCTGTCGTCGAAGGCGGACCGCGCCTTCGACCGGAACTGGGTCGGCATCGGCAGCGGCAGCTGGGATGCCGAAGGCCGGCCGAGCTGGGTCCGGCTGGACCGCGTGCTCGACGTCCCCGAGGACGGCATCCGCCGCGAAGGAGCCATCCTGCCGCGCAAGACCTTCGACCTGGTGGCGCACCGTCTGTGCGCCGAATACGCCTGGCACTGA
- a CDS encoding DUF4276 family protein: protein MTTSYHRLHFLVEGPGMADIPTGLAPRDRVAHVEGSLAAAAADHRFVPHLILHELETWVFAAAEQVGCLLPGLTEKLVRDVHIAGGPELINDGPDTAPSKRILDYCPQYSKTNDGPLAIADLGVAELRTQCPHFDAWLEVLDNHLS from the coding sequence ATGACGACCAGCTATCACCGCCTTCACTTCTTGGTAGAAGGGCCTGGGATGGCAGACATTCCCACCGGCTTGGCTCCCCGTGACCGGGTGGCTCATGTCGAAGGTTCGCTCGCGGCCGCCGCAGCTGATCACCGGTTTGTGCCGCATCTGATCCTGCACGAGCTGGAGACCTGGGTTTTCGCTGCCGCAGAGCAGGTCGGCTGCCTCTTGCCGGGACTGACCGAGAAACTAGTCAGAGACGTACATATCGCAGGTGGACCCGAACTGATCAATGACGGCCCGGATACCGCACCATCGAAGCGAATCCTCGACTACTGCCCGCAATACTCGAAAACCAACGATGGTCCGCTGGCCATCGCCGATCTGGGCGTTGCCGAACTCCGTACGCAATGCCCCCACTTCGACGCCTGGCTCGAAGTACTGGACAACCACCTGTCCTGA
- a CDS encoding AAA family ATPase: MGIGKLSSIVPCAVLGHRHRSAEPRGANCGQRRFRVGARAIRGTSVAHRRVSPMPGQPLKTIQIEGFTSIRSATVELRQLNILVGANGAGKSNFVQALALLGRIVDCELGLFVGLNGGASALLTDGDGSSRIRLELDAEPNSYEAVLVPAANDELIFETEVVYYHEPEYDRPYQKSLGRGHRETRLATDVGDPRGGIAKYVFALLEGCKVFHFHDTSANAPVKRMVSTADNLNLRSDAGNLAPYLYRLRTSDEAADQAAYRRIVGAIQLVAPFFRDFVLQPENNDRIRLRWQQQGSDAVFSANQMSDGTLRFVCLATLLLQPELPALVVLDEPELGLHPFAIVQLANLLRQASAPARSQVLIATQSVTLMNQFEVDDLIVVERRAGGSAFSRPDAAELEAWLAEYSLGELWEKNLLGGRPAREDLDET; this comes from the coding sequence ATGGGTATCGGCAAACTGTCCTCTATCGTCCCATGCGCAGTACTGGGCCACCGCCATCGGTCTGCTGAACCACGTGGGGCCAATTGCGGTCAGCGCCGATTTCGAGTCGGCGCACGAGCAATCCGGGGAACGTCAGTGGCTCATCGTAGAGTTAGCCCCATGCCGGGCCAACCGCTGAAGACAATCCAGATCGAGGGATTCACCTCGATCAGATCGGCGACGGTCGAGCTTCGCCAACTGAACATTCTGGTGGGTGCGAATGGAGCGGGGAAGAGCAACTTCGTCCAGGCGCTCGCGCTGCTCGGACGAATCGTCGACTGTGAGCTCGGACTGTTCGTCGGTCTCAACGGCGGCGCCTCGGCACTGCTGACCGACGGTGACGGCAGCTCTCGGATTCGCTTGGAACTCGATGCGGAACCCAACTCGTACGAGGCGGTCCTCGTCCCGGCGGCGAACGACGAACTGATCTTCGAGACCGAAGTCGTGTACTACCACGAGCCGGAGTACGACCGTCCATACCAGAAGTCGCTCGGGCGCGGGCATCGCGAAACACGTCTGGCCACTGACGTCGGCGACCCACGCGGTGGCATCGCCAAGTACGTCTTCGCACTGCTCGAAGGCTGCAAGGTCTTCCACTTCCACGATACGAGCGCGAACGCCCCGGTGAAACGGATGGTCTCCACCGCAGACAACCTGAATCTGCGCTCGGACGCCGGCAACCTGGCCCCTTATCTGTATCGCTTGCGGACCAGCGACGAGGCTGCCGACCAAGCCGCCTACCGCCGGATCGTCGGCGCAATTCAGTTGGTGGCACCGTTCTTTCGGGATTTCGTGCTGCAGCCCGAAAACAACGACCGAATCCGCCTTCGATGGCAGCAGCAAGGCTCCGACGCGGTCTTCTCAGCCAATCAGATGTCGGACGGCACGCTTCGATTCGTCTGTTTGGCGACGCTTTTGCTGCAACCAGAGTTGCCCGCCCTGGTCGTCTTGGACGAACCCGAACTAGGCCTGCATCCTTTCGCCATCGTGCAGCTCGCGAACTTGCTCCGACAAGCCTCGGCCCCCGCACGGAGTCAAGTTCTGATCGCCACCCAATCGGTCACCCTGATGAACCAGTTCGAGGTCGATGATCTGATCGTCGTCGAACGCAGAGCCGGTGGTTCGGCCTTCTCCCGCCCAGACGCCGCCGAACTCGAAGCCTGGCTGGCGGAATACTCACTCGGTGAGCTGTGGGAAAAGAACCTGCTCGGCGGTCGTCCCGCCAGGGAGGACCTCGACGAGACATGA
- the lepA gene encoding translation elongation factor 4 encodes MRSGVPASFADTTFTDPARIRNFCIIAHIDHGKSTLADRMLQLTGVVEDRQMRAQYLDRMDIERERGITIKAQNVRLPWQADGTDYVLHLIDTPGHVDFTYEVSRALEACEGAVLLVDAAQGIEAQTLANLYLALDKDLTIIPVLNKIDLPAADPDRYAGEIAHIIGCEPDDVLRVSGKTGVGVPELLNEVIKQVPAPVGDPDAPARAMIFDSVYDTYRGVVTYVRVVDGKIIPREKIKMMSTGAQHELLEVGIVSPEPKATQGLGVGEVGYLITGVKDVRQSKVGDTVTAARNGATEPLTGYREPRPMVYSGLYPVDGSDYPDLRDALDKLQLNDAALTYEPETSVALGFGFRCGFLGLLHMEITRERLQREFDLDLISTAPNVVYTVEMEDGSEHVVTNPSYWPEGKVRHVFEPVVKCTVISPSEFIGSIMELCQGRRGELGGMDYLSETRVELRYTMPMAEIIFDFFDSLKSRTRGYASLDYEESGVQESSLVKVDILLQGEAVDAFSAIVHKDAAQAYGNKMTTKLRELIPRQQFEVPIQAAIGSKIIARENIRAIRKDVLAKCYGGDISRKRKLLEKQKEGKKRMKTIGRVDVPQEAFVAALSSDAASDKPKGQK; translated from the coding sequence ATGAGGAGTGGAGTGCCCGCCAGCTTCGCCGATACGACGTTCACCGATCCGGCTCGGATCCGGAACTTCTGCATCATCGCGCACATCGATCACGGCAAGTCGACGCTGGCCGATCGGATGCTGCAACTGACCGGAGTGGTCGAGGACCGGCAGATGCGCGCCCAATATCTGGACCGGATGGATATCGAGCGCGAGCGCGGCATCACCATCAAGGCACAGAACGTGCGGTTGCCGTGGCAGGCGGACGGCACCGACTACGTGCTGCACCTGATCGACACGCCCGGTCACGTCGACTTCACCTACGAGGTGTCGCGTGCGCTGGAGGCGTGCGAGGGCGCGGTGCTGCTCGTCGACGCGGCCCAGGGCATCGAGGCGCAGACCCTGGCCAACCTCTACCTGGCACTGGACAAGGATCTGACGATCATCCCGGTGCTCAACAAGATCGACCTGCCCGCCGCGGACCCGGACCGCTACGCCGGCGAGATCGCGCACATCATCGGGTGCGAGCCCGACGACGTGCTGCGCGTCTCCGGCAAGACCGGTGTCGGCGTGCCCGAACTGTTGAACGAGGTCATCAAGCAGGTGCCCGCGCCGGTCGGCGACCCGGACGCGCCGGCCCGCGCGATGATCTTCGACTCGGTCTACGACACCTACCGCGGCGTGGTCACCTATGTCCGCGTGGTGGACGGCAAGATCATCCCGCGCGAGAAGATCAAGATGATGTCCACCGGCGCGCAGCACGAACTGCTCGAGGTCGGCATCGTCTCGCCGGAACCCAAGGCGACCCAGGGGCTCGGCGTCGGCGAGGTCGGCTACCTGATCACCGGCGTGAAGGACGTGCGCCAGTCGAAGGTCGGCGACACGGTGACGGCCGCGCGCAACGGTGCCACCGAACCGCTCACCGGCTACCGCGAGCCGCGCCCGATGGTGTACTCCGGCCTGTACCCGGTCGACGGCTCGGACTACCCCGACCTGCGCGACGCGCTGGACAAGCTCCAGCTCAACGATGCCGCGCTGACCTACGAGCCGGAAACCTCGGTGGCACTCGGGTTCGGTTTCCGCTGCGGCTTCCTCGGCCTGCTGCACATGGAGATCACCCGCGAACGCCTGCAACGCGAATTCGACCTGGACCTGATCTCCACCGCGCCCAACGTGGTCTACACGGTGGAGATGGAGGACGGCAGCGAGCACGTCGTCACCAACCCGTCGTACTGGCCGGAGGGCAAGGTCCGGCACGTGTTCGAGCCGGTGGTGAAGTGCACGGTCATCTCGCCCAGCGAGTTCATCGGCTCGATCATGGAGCTGTGCCAGGGGCGCCGCGGCGAACTCGGCGGCATGGACTACCTGTCCGAGACCCGGGTCGAGCTGCGCTACACCATGCCGATGGCGGAGATCATCTTCGACTTCTTCGACTCGCTGAAGTCGCGCACCCGCGGCTACGCCAGCCTCGACTACGAAGAGTCGGGCGTGCAGGAGTCGTCGCTGGTGAAGGTGGACATCCTGCTGCAGGGCGAGGCCGTCGACGCGTTCAGCGCGATCGTGCACAAGGACGCGGCGCAGGCCTACGGCAACAAGATGACCACCAAGCTGCGCGAACTCATCCCGCGTCAGCAGTTCGAGGTGCCCATCCAGGCGGCCATCGGCTCGAAGATCATTGCCCGCGAGAACATCCGCGCCATCCGCAAAGACGTGCTCGCCAAGTGCTACGGCGGCGACATCAGCCGCAAGCGCAAGCTGCTGGAGAAGCAGAAGGAAGGCAAGAAGCGGATGAAGACGATCGGCCGAGTCGACGTCCCGCAGGAAGCCTTCGTGGCCGCCCTCTCCTCCGACGCCGCCTCCGACAAGCCGAAGGGCCAGAAGTAG